In Rhodanobacter humi, the following are encoded in one genomic region:
- the ggt gene encoding gamma-glutamyltransferase yields MSDRDTTRAPTGPSCTAHRHRPLPGWRRHLLAAAIAACCLPLHARDAAPKTPAIASAPAATQAALAKARPVTAKHGMVVSAQHLATMVGLDILKQGGNAIDAAVAVGYAEAVVHPCCGNIGGGGFMTIHFRDGRNVFLDFREKAPLKATPTMFQDAKGNLVPGLSTDTWLGVGVPGTVMGLDEALKKYGTMPLQQVIAPAIKLAKQGYVLEQGDVDILDDSVKDFAKHPNVAAIFLDHGKPYIAGQRLVQTQLAHTLELISKGGTDAFYKGPIARKLVAASRANHGILSMQDFADYTVQWDKPVQCDYRGYTVVSAPPPSSGGITVCMILKLVEPYALGQWSYGSPRSLHYLVEAERRAFADRNTYLGDPAFVHNPIDRLLSAGHLDKLRATILPDKATPSSEVQGSLGPPEGDHTTHYSVMDKNGTAVAVTYTINYLFGIRQIAGDTGFFLNDEMDDLTGKPGEANGAGLVQGVINQIEPGKRPLSSMTPTIVLRDGKPFLITGSPGSATIISTTMESIVNVIDYGMNVQQAIDAPRMHHQWYPDVVYVEPGLVTPQTRQTLEAMGYTFKTRHSIGADEAIMVDPETGLLEGANDPRRPAGLAAGY; encoded by the coding sequence ATGTCCGACCGCGACACGACGCGAGCCCCGACAGGGCCGAGCTGCACGGCGCACAGGCATCGCCCCCTTCCGGGATGGCGACGCCACCTGCTGGCCGCGGCCATCGCCGCATGCTGCCTGCCGCTGCACGCCCGCGATGCCGCCCCGAAGACTCCCGCGATTGCCAGCGCACCCGCCGCCACCCAAGCGGCGCTGGCCAAGGCCAGACCGGTCACCGCGAAGCACGGCATGGTGGTCAGTGCGCAGCACCTGGCCACCATGGTCGGGCTGGACATCCTCAAGCAGGGCGGCAACGCCATCGACGCCGCGGTGGCGGTCGGCTACGCCGAGGCCGTGGTGCATCCCTGCTGCGGCAACATCGGTGGTGGCGGCTTCATGACCATCCACTTCAGGGACGGCCGCAACGTCTTCCTCGACTTCCGCGAGAAGGCCCCGCTGAAAGCCACGCCGACGATGTTCCAGGACGCCAAGGGCAACCTGGTCCCGGGACTCAGCACCGACACCTGGCTCGGCGTGGGCGTGCCCGGCACGGTGATGGGACTGGACGAGGCGCTGAAGAAATACGGCACGATGCCGCTGCAGCAAGTCATCGCGCCGGCGATCAAGCTGGCGAAGCAAGGCTACGTGCTCGAACAGGGCGACGTGGACATCCTCGACGACAGCGTGAAGGACTTCGCCAAGCACCCGAACGTGGCGGCGATCTTCCTCGACCACGGCAAGCCGTACATCGCCGGCCAGCGCCTGGTGCAGACGCAGCTGGCGCACACACTGGAACTGATCTCCAAGGGCGGCACCGACGCGTTCTACAAGGGGCCGATCGCGCGCAAGCTGGTCGCGGCGAGCCGGGCCAACCACGGCATCCTCTCGATGCAGGACTTCGCCGACTACACCGTGCAGTGGGACAAGCCGGTGCAGTGCGACTACCGTGGCTACACCGTCGTGTCCGCGCCGCCGCCCAGTTCCGGCGGCATCACCGTGTGCATGATCCTCAAGCTGGTCGAGCCCTACGCGCTCGGCCAATGGAGCTACGGATCGCCCAGGAGCCTGCACTACCTGGTCGAGGCGGAGCGCCGCGCCTTCGCCGACCGCAACACCTACCTCGGCGACCCCGCCTTCGTGCACAACCCGATCGACCGGCTGCTCTCGGCCGGGCACCTGGACAAGCTGCGCGCCACCATCCTGCCCGACAAGGCCACGCCCTCGTCCGAGGTCCAGGGCAGCCTGGGCCCGCCTGAAGGCGACCACACCACGCACTACTCGGTGATGGACAAGAACGGCACCGCCGTCGCGGTGACCTACACCATCAACTACCTGTTCGGCATCCGGCAGATCGCCGGCGACACCGGCTTCTTCCTCAACGACGAGATGGACGACCTCACCGGCAAGCCCGGCGAGGCGAACGGCGCCGGGCTGGTGCAGGGCGTGATCAACCAGATCGAGCCGGGCAAGCGCCCGCTCAGCTCGATGACGCCCACCATCGTGCTGCGCGACGGCAAGCCGTTCCTGATCACCGGCAGCCCCGGCAGCGCCACCATCATCTCGACCACGATGGAGAGCATCGTCAACGTGATCGACTACGGCATGAACGTGCAGCAGGCGATCGACGCGCCGCGCATGCACCACCAGTGGTATCCCGACGTGGTGTACGTCGAGCCCGGCCTGGTCACGCCGCAGACCCGGCAGACGCTGGAAGCCATGGGCTACACGTTCAAGACGCGCCATTCGATCGGCGCCGACGAGGCGATCATGGTCGACCCCGAAACCGGCCTGCTGGAAGGCGCGAACGATCCCAGGCGCCCCGCCGGGCTCGCCGCGGGTTATTGA
- a CDS encoding tetratricopeptide repeat-containing sulfotransferase family protein: MSSETVQSTPLPPAAAQWLARARAEWQQRQFDAAERSIRQALALAPNDADALRMLGVMAQHRGDQATAANCFRRVLPVWPEDAELRVGLGIALHERGEIDEAMAQLQRACELAPASASAWFNFGEACWRQARTEDAIAALQRALELAPAHLPARLSLAKAQASLGRIDDAVAGFRAVLRVDPGNAEGWFGLSNLNTVRFDAADAANLRQAMTRGAQSPRDRELLGFSMAKALEDQGDYAQAFEMFRQANASRRQRVHWNATGERRRVEAIQRIFAHDMPAPPDPALGREAIFIVSVPRSGSTLVEQILASHAEVEGANEIKDLSQVIDAETRRRHSAFPLWTPHASATDWQRLGKEYLARTAPWRKAKPRFADKSLVTWYLVGAALAMLPAARVVVVRRDPVETCLACFRQLFTEQSGFTCDLDEMADYCIDFIRLTRFWLERYPDRVFDLEYETLVAEPEPTIRRLLDFCGLPFEPACLEFHKTSRTVLSTPSAAQVRQPLRRDTARSARYGDKLDRLRQRLRDAGIPAE; encoded by the coding sequence ATGAGCAGCGAAACCGTGCAGTCCACGCCCCTGCCGCCCGCAGCCGCCCAGTGGCTGGCGAGGGCGCGCGCGGAATGGCAGCAACGGCAGTTCGACGCCGCCGAACGCTCGATCCGGCAGGCGCTGGCATTGGCGCCGAACGACGCGGATGCGTTGCGCATGCTCGGCGTGATGGCTCAGCACCGCGGCGACCAGGCCACCGCGGCCAACTGTTTCCGGCGTGTGCTGCCAGTCTGGCCGGAAGACGCCGAACTGCGCGTGGGCTTGGGCATCGCGCTGCACGAACGCGGCGAGATCGATGAAGCCATGGCGCAGCTGCAGCGCGCCTGCGAGCTGGCGCCCGCCTCCGCGTCGGCCTGGTTTAACTTCGGCGAAGCATGCTGGCGGCAGGCGCGCACGGAAGATGCCATCGCCGCGCTGCAGCGCGCGCTGGAACTCGCCCCCGCACATCTGCCGGCCCGGCTGTCGCTGGCCAAGGCGCAAGCCAGCCTGGGCCGGATCGATGATGCCGTGGCCGGCTTCCGCGCGGTGCTGCGCGTCGACCCCGGCAACGCCGAGGGCTGGTTCGGCCTGTCCAACCTCAACACGGTGCGCTTCGACGCCGCGGATGCGGCCAACCTGCGCCAGGCCATGACGCGAGGTGCGCAGTCGCCCCGCGACCGCGAACTGCTCGGTTTCTCGATGGCCAAGGCGCTGGAAGACCAGGGTGATTACGCGCAAGCCTTCGAGATGTTCCGCCAGGCCAATGCCTCGCGGCGCCAGCGCGTGCACTGGAACGCCACGGGCGAACGGCGACGCGTGGAAGCGATCCAGCGCATCTTCGCGCACGACATGCCTGCCCCGCCGGACCCCGCGCTGGGCCGCGAAGCCATCTTCATCGTCAGCGTCCCGCGCTCCGGCTCGACCCTGGTCGAGCAGATCCTCGCTTCGCACGCGGAAGTCGAGGGTGCGAACGAGATCAAGGACCTGTCGCAGGTGATCGACGCGGAAACGCGACGCCGCCACTCCGCGTTCCCGCTGTGGACGCCGCATGCCAGCGCGACGGACTGGCAACGCCTGGGCAAGGAATATCTCGCGCGCACCGCGCCATGGCGCAAGGCCAAGCCGCGCTTCGCCGACAAGAGCCTGGTGACCTGGTATCTGGTGGGCGCCGCGCTGGCGATGCTGCCGGCAGCACGCGTGGTGGTGGTGCGGCGCGATCCGGTGGAGACCTGCCTGGCGTGCTTCCGCCAGCTCTTCACCGAGCAGAGCGGCTTCACCTGCGACCTCGACGAGATGGCCGACTACTGCATCGACTTCATTCGCCTGACCCGCTTCTGGCTGGAACGCTATCCGGATCGGGTGTTCGATCTTGAGTACGAAACCCTGGTCGCCGAACCGGAACCGACCATCCGCCGCCTGCTGGATTTCTGCGGCCTGCCGTTCGAGCCGGCCTGCCTGGAATTCCACAAGACCTCGCGCACCGTGTTGAGCACGCCCAGCGCGGCGCAGGTGCGCCAGCCGTTGCGCCGCGACACCGCACGCAGCGCGCGCTACGGCGACAAGCTCGACCGCCTGCGCCAGCGCCTGCGCGATGCGGGCATTCCGGCGGAATAG
- a CDS encoding TonB-dependent receptor codes for MKGKSRRSPYRNDVFRRKALPLAIGLLACGAAGTAWAQATNGTIYGSVPVAPGETIQITGAGGFNRSIPVSASGRYSITLPVGTYTVSLLQDGKVVQSRTDVSPVAAGAVAVDFAAGAANAVNLNAIKVTANVTPPIDVTTTNQVTTITSKQLQQLPLARTAEDIALLAPGVNMGSPELGTGPLGTPMNVFGGASTAENAYYVDGMNVTEALNNSGGVTLPYGAIEQQQTYISGYDARYGRSIGGVINQIGKSGTNDWHFGARVLWQPASLRARPDNLRYANPLMAGDPAYSPGDLAVYRNADRAQETIYDAYVSGPLIKDKLFFFLSAEKDDSRYRNTPEFGNGVTSLFSVHDPKLFGKLNWNINDSNVLTLSYLQNAHQTQGTYYNFDYGTLQKGDFAYLGQYNKTVFKMGVLNYTSYITDDITLNATYGKMHGQYYSTQPAYPGYDPELPHIASASVQDPRFAPPGGIINAQSNSTLADPDHRESITNYRLSLDWKLGSHDLQVGIDNINSYDLNDGSQNTGPGYQWIYGAADPGTPVFGLDPNVPPYVAPSNQCAVGPDGKTHCYYVQQHTDLSVASVRVTQRAQYVMDNWQVTPNLLLNLGLRNDQFVNYDASGVPYIRETKPQWAPRLGFSWDVHGDSTLKVFGNAGRYFLSLPTNVALSIAAPVTNAGIYGTYTGIDPVTGVPTGFTPLPQTPSTGVSIDNEYGQAKDPRVSAARNAKAEFSDNYVLGLQQQFKMLGTDWVFSATGTYQKMNRIIDDFDDEQIECAAGRAQGYAWMTPQDCSNYAQSLVLINPGATNYLWMKDPNGGLVPVTLSGTDQRFPKGPERRYLSLDLSLEHAWDGKWFAKFDYVFARTWGNTEGPVSTYSQQGGSYESLTTAWDFPERMEWSGGVLPNSRKHQFKIFGAYALTPEWTVGANLYITSGTPVMCRGAYGPNQVRLHGSRTYYWCGGVPVPPGSLGTTPWVHDIDLSVDYKPKWAQQKLDFNLSVFNVLNDQTTIFYNDFFGTTSSPNSDYGRIQDTHPPRSVRFSVSYDF; via the coding sequence ATGAAGGGCAAATCCCGGCGCTCGCCGTACCGCAACGACGTCTTCCGGCGCAAGGCGCTGCCCCTTGCCATCGGCCTGCTTGCCTGCGGCGCCGCAGGCACGGCCTGGGCACAGGCGACCAACGGCACCATCTACGGTTCGGTGCCGGTGGCACCGGGCGAAACCATCCAGATCACCGGCGCCGGCGGCTTCAACCGCAGCATCCCGGTGAGTGCATCGGGCAGGTATTCGATCACCCTGCCGGTCGGCACCTACACGGTGTCGCTGCTGCAGGACGGCAAGGTCGTGCAGAGCCGCACCGACGTCTCGCCGGTGGCGGCGGGCGCGGTGGCCGTCGATTTCGCGGCCGGCGCCGCGAACGCGGTGAACCTCAATGCAATCAAGGTCACGGCCAACGTCACTCCGCCGATCGACGTGACCACCACCAACCAGGTCACCACGATCACCTCCAAGCAGTTGCAGCAGCTGCCGCTGGCGCGCACCGCCGAAGACATCGCCCTGCTGGCACCGGGCGTCAACATGGGCTCGCCCGAACTGGGCACCGGCCCGCTGGGCACGCCGATGAACGTGTTCGGTGGCGCCTCCACAGCGGAGAACGCTTACTACGTCGACGGCATGAACGTCACCGAGGCGCTCAACAACTCGGGCGGCGTCACCCTGCCCTACGGCGCGATCGAACAGCAGCAGACCTACATCAGCGGTTATGACGCTCGCTACGGCCGCTCCATCGGCGGCGTGATCAACCAGATCGGCAAGAGCGGCACCAACGACTGGCACTTCGGCGCGCGCGTGCTGTGGCAGCCGGCCAGCCTGCGTGCCAGGCCGGACAACCTCCGCTACGCCAATCCGCTGATGGCAGGCGATCCGGCCTACTCGCCCGGCGATCTGGCCGTGTACCGCAACGCCGACCGGGCCCAGGAGACGATCTACGACGCCTACGTCAGCGGCCCGCTGATCAAGGACAAGCTGTTCTTCTTCCTGAGCGCGGAGAAGGACGACAGCCGGTATCGCAACACCCCGGAGTTCGGCAACGGCGTCACCAGCCTGTTCAGCGTGCATGACCCGAAATTGTTCGGCAAGCTGAACTGGAACATCAACGACAGCAACGTGCTGACGCTGAGCTACCTGCAGAACGCGCACCAGACGCAGGGCACCTACTACAACTTCGACTACGGCACGCTGCAGAAAGGCGATTTCGCCTACCTCGGCCAGTACAACAAGACCGTGTTCAAGATGGGGGTGCTGAACTACACCTCCTACATCACCGACGACATCACGCTGAACGCCACCTACGGCAAGATGCACGGCCAGTACTACTCGACGCAGCCCGCTTACCCGGGCTACGACCCCGAGTTGCCGCACATCGCCAGCGCATCCGTGCAGGATCCGCGCTTCGCCCCGCCGGGCGGCATCATCAATGCGCAGTCCAATTCCACGCTCGCCGATCCCGACCATCGCGAGTCGATCACCAACTACCGCCTCAGCCTCGACTGGAAGCTGGGCAGCCACGACCTTCAGGTCGGCATCGACAACATCAATTCCTACGACCTCAACGACGGTTCGCAAAACACCGGTCCGGGCTATCAGTGGATATACGGCGCGGCCGATCCGGGCACACCGGTGTTCGGCCTCGATCCCAACGTGCCGCCTTATGTCGCGCCATCCAACCAATGCGCCGTCGGCCCCGACGGCAAGACCCACTGCTACTACGTGCAGCAGCACACCGACCTCAGCGTCGCCAGCGTGCGCGTGACGCAGCGCGCCCAGTACGTGATGGACAACTGGCAGGTCACTCCGAACCTGCTGCTGAACCTGGGCCTGCGCAACGACCAGTTCGTGAACTACGACGCCTCCGGCGTGCCCTACATCCGCGAGACCAAGCCGCAGTGGGCGCCGCGCCTGGGCTTCAGCTGGGACGTGCACGGCGATTCCACGCTGAAGGTGTTCGGCAACGCCGGCCGCTATTTCCTCTCGTTGCCGACCAACGTGGCCTTGTCCATCGCCGCACCGGTGACGAATGCGGGCATCTACGGCACCTACACCGGCATCGACCCGGTGACCGGCGTGCCGACCGGCTTCACACCCCTGCCGCAAACCCCGTCGACCGGCGTATCGATCGACAACGAGTACGGCCAGGCGAAGGATCCGCGCGTCTCCGCGGCGCGCAACGCCAAGGCCGAGTTCTCCGACAACTACGTGCTGGGCCTGCAGCAGCAGTTCAAGATGCTGGGTACGGATTGGGTGTTCAGCGCCACCGGCACCTACCAGAAGATGAATCGCATCATCGACGACTTCGACGACGAGCAGATCGAATGCGCCGCCGGCCGAGCGCAGGGCTATGCGTGGATGACGCCGCAGGACTGCTCCAACTACGCGCAGAGCCTGGTGCTGATCAACCCGGGAGCGACCAACTACCTCTGGATGAAGGATCCGAACGGCGGTCTCGTGCCGGTGACGCTCAGTGGCACCGACCAGCGCTTCCCGAAGGGGCCGGAACGCCGCTACCTCTCGCTGGACCTGTCGCTGGAGCACGCCTGGGACGGCAAGTGGTTCGCCAAGTTCGACTACGTGTTCGCGCGCACCTGGGGCAACACCGAAGGCCCGGTGAGCACGTATTCGCAGCAGGGCGGCTCCTACGAATCGCTCACCACCGCATGGGACTTCCCGGAGCGCATGGAGTGGTCGGGCGGCGTGCTGCCGAACAGCCGCAAGCACCAGTTCAAGATCTTCGGCGCCTACGCGCTCACCCCGGAATGGACGGTCGGCGCCAACCTGTACATCACCTCGGGCACGCCGGTGATGTGTCGTGGTGCCTATGGCCCGAATCAGGTCCGCCTGCACGGTTCACGCACCTATTACTGGTGCGGCGGCGTACCCGTTCCACCCGGCTCGCTCGGCACCACGCCGTGGGTCCACGACATCGATCTCAGCGTTGACTACAAGCCGAAGTGGGCGCAGCAGAAACTCGATTTCAACCTCTCCGTGTTCAATGTGCTGAACGACCAGACGACGATCTTCTACAACGACTTCTTCGGCACCACCAGCAGCCCCAATTCGGACTACGGCCGCATACAGGACACCCATCCGCCGCGCAGCGTGCGCTTCTCCGTCTCCTACGATTTCTGA
- a CDS encoding M61 family metallopeptidase — protein sequence MKRWPLLLGTLALVASASCIAHADAGVPAKSVELVVSLPDPAQKVLYVHETMPVAPGKLTLYYPKYIPGDHAPDGPIGTMMGLEISAGGKRIAWRRDAVDMFTFHLDVPAGVDSLDIRFQFPDTDRITPNLMDLTWDHVALYRAGEPTKAQMFEPTLVMPADWNYGTALETATRDGGRVRFKPVPFNTLVDSPVIAGKHFRQIDITPAGSGVHRWLDMVGDSEAALQITPEQLQGYRNLVVQAQALFKSHHYTNYHFLLTLSDHTSVGGLEHHQSSDDRARGGSRMFADPEHFMLDGSLLPHEYTHSWNGKFMRPEGLWQPDFEQPEIADGLWVYEGLTVYLGDALTARSGLWSAQEWREALAYRAATFAHRPGREWRPLSDTTRAAQLLYGGDMGWVNWRRATDFYREGQLLWLAVDTKIRALSHDKRTLDDFAKDFFGKDDGSYVTRTYTFDDVVAGLNTVQPWDWAKFLHGWMDGVGDEVPLLSGIEQSGWKLVYTDTPSRYQNAVENVGKSEFSASGVDETFSVGLFINHDGSIMDVLWQGPAFKAGLAPGMKLQAIDGHAYTPRVLRDAIVRAQKDRQPIRVQAQIDGVSRTHALHYDGGLKYPHLVRIPGTPDYLGEILAPKR from the coding sequence ATGAAACGATGGCCATTGCTACTGGGCACGCTTGCCCTCGTCGCGTCCGCATCCTGCATCGCGCATGCGGATGCAGGCGTTCCCGCCAAGTCCGTCGAACTGGTGGTGAGCCTGCCCGATCCGGCGCAGAAAGTGCTGTACGTGCACGAGACGATGCCGGTCGCGCCCGGCAAGCTCACGCTGTACTACCCGAAGTACATTCCGGGCGACCATGCGCCGGACGGCCCCATCGGCACGATGATGGGGCTCGAAATCAGCGCCGGCGGCAAGCGCATCGCATGGCGGCGCGACGCCGTGGACATGTTCACCTTCCACCTCGATGTGCCGGCCGGCGTGGACAGTCTCGACATCCGCTTCCAGTTTCCGGACACGGACCGGATCACGCCGAACCTGATGGATCTCACCTGGGACCACGTGGCGCTGTACCGCGCGGGCGAGCCGACCAAGGCGCAGATGTTCGAGCCCACGTTGGTGATGCCCGCGGACTGGAACTACGGCACCGCGCTGGAAACCGCCACGCGCGACGGCGGGCGTGTCCGCTTCAAGCCCGTGCCGTTCAACACGCTGGTCGATTCGCCGGTGATCGCCGGCAAGCACTTCCGGCAGATCGACATCACCCCGGCGGGCTCCGGCGTGCATCGCTGGCTCGACATGGTGGGCGACAGCGAGGCCGCACTGCAGATCACGCCCGAACAGCTTCAGGGTTACCGCAACCTGGTCGTGCAGGCGCAGGCGTTGTTCAAGTCGCACCACTACACGAACTACCACTTCCTGCTGACGCTGAGTGACCACACCTCGGTCGGCGGCCTGGAGCACCACCAGTCCAGCGACGACCGCGCACGTGGCGGCTCGCGCATGTTCGCCGACCCGGAACATTTCATGCTCGACGGTTCGCTGCTGCCGCACGAGTACACGCATTCGTGGAACGGGAAATTCATGCGTCCGGAAGGCCTGTGGCAGCCCGACTTCGAGCAGCCCGAGATCGCCGACGGGCTGTGGGTGTACGAGGGCCTCACGGTCTACCTGGGCGACGCGCTGACCGCGCGCAGCGGCCTGTGGTCGGCGCAGGAATGGCGCGAGGCGCTGGCGTATCGCGCGGCGACGTTCGCGCATCGCCCCGGCCGCGAATGGCGGCCGTTGTCGGACACCACCCGGGCCGCACAGCTGCTGTACGGCGGGGACATGGGTTGGGTGAACTGGCGCCGCGCCACCGACTTCTACCGCGAAGGCCAGTTGCTGTGGCTGGCGGTGGACACGAAGATCCGCGCGCTCAGCCACGACAAGCGCACGCTGGACGATTTCGCGAAAGACTTCTTCGGCAAGGACGACGGCAGCTACGTCACCCGCACCTACACCTTCGACGACGTCGTCGCCGGCCTGAACACGGTGCAGCCCTGGGACTGGGCGAAATTCCTGCACGGCTGGATGGACGGCGTGGGCGACGAAGTGCCGCTGCTGTCCGGCATCGAGCAGAGCGGCTGGAAGCTGGTCTACACCGATACGCCTTCGCGCTACCAGAACGCTGTCGAGAACGTGGGCAAGAGCGAGTTCAGCGCGTCGGGCGTCGACGAGACGTTCTCGGTGGGGCTGTTCATCAACCACGACGGCAGCATCATGGACGTGTTGTGGCAAGGCCCGGCCTTCAAGGCGGGACTCGCACCGGGCATGAAGCTGCAGGCGATCGACGGGCACGCCTACACCCCGCGCGTCCTGCGCGACGCGATCGTGCGCGCGCAAAAGGACCGGCAGCCGATCCGGGTCCAGGCACAGATCGACGGCGTCAGCCGCACGCATGCGCTGCACTACGACGGCGGGTTGAAGTATCCGCACCTGGTGCGCATACCCGGCACGCCGGATTACCTGGGTGAGATCCTCGCGCCGAAGCGGTGA
- the gltS gene encoding sodium/glutamate symporter, with amino-acid sequence MLILDSIQTLACGGLFLLVGYAIRRHVPLLMRFSIPAPVIGGLLVALFMLACRHWDVTPIRFDTAWQQPLMIAFFTGIGFNASASLLKVGGRQILLFLALASVLAVVQNLLGIAMAKAFGLPPLFGVITGSVTLTGGPATGMAFAPLFEKVGVHGAQSVALANAMAGIVLGSIFGSPIAAMLIERHGLRPASATTAGADTPAPMAATAPEQRTVDPAYGGLKSLVYMLLAMGIGAWIGDGLGRLGVTLPSYIGAMLVGAIIRNIDDRLGWFGLSTRAMELIGNTALSLFLVVALMDLHLWDLAGLALPLLANLAVQSILVLAFCCWPLLQLMGRDYDAAVMASGFTGFMLGTTANAVACMSSLTERYGPAPRAFLVAPVVGAFLIDFTNAIIITGFVNAWH; translated from the coding sequence GTGCTGATACTCGACTCGATCCAGACGCTGGCCTGCGGCGGGCTGTTCCTGCTGGTCGGCTACGCGATCCGTCGGCACGTGCCACTGCTGATGCGTTTCAGCATTCCCGCGCCGGTGATCGGCGGCCTGCTGGTGGCGCTGTTCATGCTCGCGTGCAGGCACTGGGACGTCACGCCGATACGCTTCGACACCGCGTGGCAGCAGCCGCTGATGATCGCGTTCTTCACCGGCATCGGCTTCAACGCCAGTGCGAGCCTGCTCAAGGTCGGCGGCCGCCAGATCCTGCTCTTCCTCGCCCTGGCCAGCGTGCTGGCGGTGGTGCAGAACCTGCTGGGCATAGCCATGGCCAAGGCCTTCGGCCTGCCGCCGCTGTTCGGCGTGATCACCGGCTCGGTCACGCTCACCGGCGGCCCTGCCACCGGGATGGCCTTCGCGCCGCTGTTCGAGAAGGTCGGCGTGCATGGCGCGCAGAGCGTGGCGCTGGCCAACGCGATGGCCGGCATCGTGCTCGGCTCCATTTTCGGCTCGCCGATCGCGGCGATGCTGATCGAACGCCATGGCCTGCGCCCGGCTTCCGCAACAACCGCAGGCGCGGACACTCCTGCACCGATGGCGGCGACGGCACCCGAGCAGCGCACCGTCGATCCGGCCTACGGCGGGCTCAAGAGCCTGGTGTACATGCTGCTGGCGATGGGCATCGGCGCGTGGATCGGCGACGGCCTGGGCCGGCTGGGCGTGACCCTGCCGAGCTACATCGGCGCGATGCTGGTCGGCGCGATCATCCGCAACATCGACGACCGCCTGGGCTGGTTCGGGCTGTCGACGCGCGCGATGGAACTGATCGGCAACACCGCGCTCTCGCTGTTCCTCGTCGTGGCGCTGATGGACCTGCATCTGTGGGATCTGGCCGGCCTGGCGCTACCGCTGCTGGCGAACCTGGCGGTGCAGTCGATCCTGGTGCTGGCGTTCTGCTGCTGGCCGCTGCTGCAGTTGATGGGGCGCGACTACGACGCCGCCGTGATGGCCAGCGGCTTCACCGGCTTCATGCTGGGCACCACCGCGAACGCCGTGGCCTGCATGAGTTCGCTGACCGAACGCTACGGCCCCGCGCCGCGCGCGTTCCTGGTGGCGCCCGTGGTGGGCGCGTTCCTGATCGATTTCACGAACGCGATCATCATCACGGGCTTCGTCAACGCCTGGCATTGA
- the dgcN gene encoding N-acetyltransferase DgcN, producing MSNQGAETAVRWGPPYLLYLGSAIDDLSIKTARGLAFWRSEHCLGQHRRPDCAVTLGLPDLDFALAKARGADTMVIGAANAGGVMGPEIVADAVAALDAGLNVVSGLHHKLRDNADIVAAARHNGRALFDARAPGPGIPVGNGKPRAGRRLLTVGTDCSVGKMYTTLALERSLRARGCAADFRATGQTGILIAGAGIPVDSVVADFISGAAEAISPARDDDGWDLIEGQGSLFHPSYAGVSLGLLHGSQPDALVLCHEPTRQHMRGLPHYPIPELVACMEANLAAARLTNPAVRPVGIALNTSKMPAGEAQAACARVGALFGLPCQDPVTMGVEAIADNLLACFPG from the coding sequence ATGTCGAACCAAGGCGCAGAAACCGCAGTCCGCTGGGGGCCGCCCTACCTGCTGTACCTGGGCAGCGCGATCGACGACTTGTCGATCAAGACCGCGCGCGGACTGGCGTTCTGGCGGTCGGAGCATTGCCTCGGCCAGCACCGCCGCCCGGATTGCGCGGTGACGCTGGGCCTGCCCGACCTCGACTTCGCCCTGGCCAAGGCCCGCGGCGCCGACACCATGGTGATCGGTGCGGCGAATGCCGGCGGCGTGATGGGCCCGGAGATCGTCGCCGATGCCGTCGCCGCGCTGGACGCCGGGCTCAACGTGGTCTCCGGCCTGCACCACAAGCTGCGCGACAACGCCGACATCGTGGCCGCCGCGCGTCACAACGGCCGCGCGCTGTTCGACGCGCGCGCGCCGGGACCGGGCATCCCGGTCGGCAACGGCAAGCCGCGCGCCGGCCGGCGCCTGCTCACGGTAGGCACCGACTGCTCGGTCGGCAAGATGTACACCACGCTGGCGCTGGAGCGTTCGCTGCGCGCGCGCGGCTGCGCGGCGGATTTCCGCGCCACCGGGCAGACCGGCATCCTGATCGCCGGCGCGGGCATCCCGGTGGATTCGGTGGTCGCGGATTTCATCTCCGGCGCCGCCGAGGCGATCTCGCCCGCGCGCGACGACGACGGCTGGGACCTGATCGAAGGCCAGGGCTCGCTGTTCCATCCCTCCTACGCCGGCGTGTCGCTGGGCCTGCTGCACGGCTCGCAACCCGATGCGCTGGTGCTCTGCCACGAGCCGACGCGGCAGCACATGCGCGGCTTGCCGCACTACCCGATCCCGGAGCTGGTGGCCTGCATGGAAGCGAACCTTGCCGCCGCCCGCCTGACCAATCCCGCGGTGCGGCCCGTCGGCATCGCGCTGAACACCTCGAAGATGCCGGCAGGCGAAGCGCAGGCGGCCTGCGCACGGGTCGGCGCGCTGTTCGGATTGCCCTGCCAGGATCCGGTCACCATGGGCGTCGAGGCGATCGCGGACAACCTCCTTGCATGCTTCCCGGGGTGA